One Nicotiana tomentosiformis chromosome 1, ASM39032v3, whole genome shotgun sequence genomic window, gggtaggcatcgatagtagggtacatagaggactgagcaagggcaGCGTAAAAGGATGAGATTTCCTAAGCCTCATGAGAAGTCTCatggtagttataggccccagtacttgcACGACCACCTAGGCCGCCGCTACCTCAGTTATAGGGTTACAGGGATGACCGCTATACCCAGctaggaccaggtgagagctcacgggcatcgggtttgcagcgacaatgaAGTTCAAGGCAAACATGGTCATTTCTGCCGCAGTGTGACATTTGTGGTaaaggacacttgggccaatgccgagcaggttctgatacTTGTTATACATGGAGGCGTCCGGGGCATAtaatgcgagattgcccaaatagagattccgggggtatggcacaaccagtgAGCTCAACAAcatgatcatctatgtccgtgcatccttcagggcgcgagtctcagtcttcggctggtagaggttgaggcagaggtagaggttctagttcaggtggtaatcagaaccgtttctatgctttagcgggtcgacaggaccaggagtcttcaccagacgttgtgacaggtatgttgactattttctctcacgatgcttatgccttgatagacccaggatctacattatcatatattaccccatttgccACGGgtaagtttggtatagtgcctgaaatactaagtgatccttttacGGTATCTACACTAGTCAGAGAACCGATTAtggctagacgggtttaccgaggttgtacagtGACAGTTTGTAGTCGTTAGACCTCaaccgacctagttgagctagagataatggattttgatgctatcatgggcatggactagttggcatcttgctatgccacagttgattgccgagcaaaggcagctagaatttatttttcgggtgagccagtccttgaatgggtaggtaatacagtgacacccagaggtaggtttatttcctatctgaaggcgaggaaaatgatcgcaaaagggtgcatttatcatattgtgcgagttagagatacaAATGGTGAGATAcatacacttcagtctattcccgtagtcaaagagtatgtaGATGtttttccagatgagcttccaggtattcctcgagagcgagagattgattttagcatcaatttgcttccaggaactcaaccaatatccatccctccgtatagaatggcacctaccgaattgaaggagttgaaggagcagttaaaagatttgctggagaaaagtttcatcaggcccagtacctcaccttggggtacaccgaTATTGTTTGtacggaagaaagatggctcgctgaggCTGTGTATCAATTATAGGCAGATGAACAAGGTaaccattaagaataagtatccacttccaaggatcgatgacttgtttgatcagttgcaaggggctagattcttttcaaagatagatttgaggtcgggataccaccaggtcagagttcgggagaaagtaaatgtaataccccggaaaatttcgaagtacttaagtggtaagcccggtaaattttgcaaagaatataatgtttcatggtatgggactaggcttacgtgtttgaggattgtggtgtatataagattggaaaataatgtatataggtTGTTATTATtgcgttcttgtgttgttggtgttatcttgaatttagaggaagtaaggattataggagagatgctgcccgttttaatacaaattaatcttgtcgttcgttgtgcgataattgtacctttcgtaacttaataatagtattattatcgttgttgtagactAAGGTGCGAAGAGGTAAGTTCAACTtcgtgattggaaagattgtgataaggtatgttaaggctaaacctttccttcattttggcatgatcccgtaactacatatgtttgacaacgagacataaagaaaagttcgtattcatgaatttattcacattatcctagtgtcAAAAGTTACactattctcccttatcgggactttatattcaattgagtgttgtcttcttccagtcaagagagcagagggtctatattatatatatatatatatatatatatatatatattttcaccaccatcgagctataatcggtgggcaggcccatATTGGACAACCTCTGATCAGTTTTaaattatataccgagcctactgtggccgagcgcctatgagcgagctcaGGATGGCCGGGATACAGAGCCTAGTACGGCCGAGcgtctatgagcgagcctactacggccaaGCAGTTATACGtatcgagccttatagggctgAAAATttgttttacttactatattgaaggagttgagttagtatcaacatttaagtatatctccagatcatctttgactcccaattactttcagttattatattatcagttcagtttcagttatgttattgccttacatacttggtacattatttcgtactgacgtcccttttttggggacgctgcatttcatgcgtgcaggttcagataggcAGAcatgtagacctcctcagtaggtgttcctcgagttcagcttgatcggtaagttCCACGTCCTTCGAATTTATCGGGTCTAGGGTTTCGTGTACatcttttgtatgtatgtatatatgttatgggtaggtcggggcccttttccgatcacaatacatccatcagtagaggcttatagacatattctgtcagttagtgcagtatgttgggcttgtaggcctggtatgtatattttggtggtttgtcagctgtagtagttatgacggcctagctttatattgatgtttagtcagcgctagtttccattcagttttatattttgctttgcaaattgtctaGCAATGTGGTcacatggccaaattatgacattatatgttcagagtcccttagtcgcaatttgatACGCTAGGTTATGTGAGGcatcgggtgccggtctcgcttccaggttcggggcgtgacagtcaTGCTCTGCCGACATATGTGCCTTCACCCTGGTTTCAGAAAGCATAGAGATTAAGAAATAACGTCCAACCTTATGGTTGCACTTTTGCTACCTCCACACAAGTCCCCACCCACCTGCAACCCGACCTCATCCACGGGGAAGGGCACAATCATGGTCAGCTTTCTGAGTTTTATCTCGGCTACAACAAATATTATAGTACATATTTTGCTTGAGGGTAACTTGATGAGACATTTTCCCCCTTAGCCTTGAGGTTACTACGGTGATAAATCAAGCTGACTGAAGCTGTGCCTTTGAAGTTCAGTCTTTCCAAGGTGAAGTCTATTCCCATGTGAAGAACTTCATTTACTTCAGATATGTAATCTGTTGTCGCTAGATTCATTAAAAAAAATCCACTGAAATGAGACAATCGCACATCCTGATTTACTCAAAATTCTTTGTAGCTTTCATGTTGCTTTCACATGTTGTGATGTATTACGTATGTTGGACATTTTCTATTCACGTAATGCTTGTGATGCCTTTGCATTCTATTTGTTTAACTGAATTAGAGCTGCTGTGGTTCTAATTGGTGTTACCTTTTGTTTTATTAGTTAATTTTGGTATGTATATACAGGTCAGAACCATCCAGATCTATCGTTGAGGTGCATTCTTGTTGGAACATTCCAGACTAAGAGTGAGTGGGCTAGAAAGCAACGTAGTTATTTGCTCTAAATGTCTCTGAGACCTCCATTTGTTACTTCCTCATAGCAAGTGTGTCCATTGTCTACAAAGATCCCAGGGAGTGTAGCCGACCAGACCATTATAGCTTCAGGATCACTATACAAATGATGGCTATTTTTGTAGTGACATGTCTAATGGGACCCTTCATCCTATGCCATAAGTGCTAATTTCCACTCTTGGGTATTTCCCATTAGATCAAGACATTTCCTTTTCTGCAGGCACTCAAGCAGCTGGGACACTTGGATCTTCTGAGGCCAGTGATGTGGACTTCCACGTGAAGTAAATACATGTGCTCCAATTAATGCCATGCACACAGAAATGTCCATTCAGCATCATTTATTGACTGCTAACCTTCCACTATGGTGGTACTTTTCCAACTTATTTGAATATCTTTGGGATTTTAagtttgtgtagcttaaagatggtgaatgagaaatggagaaaaaaatgaaatatttgagtttccctccttggcaaagggacattgtcccatattggaggaagaaaaggcttttgatgggtatatatataattgctctccttttagctcttaaagagttaagaagaaggcaagccttgcgccgtcgtcgtcgttgctcggctcggcttcggatcaaagatcgattgattgattaatctttttggacaagaaccgtgagaaccatagatggttaaggattaattgtgtgacttatgttgtctaggtatacaacaaagttcgacggttcaaagatatcaaatctaccgattgaccgagtatatccgatataggttcactacgaaaagttcaaagggaaacctacttatccagatgcaattaattcttgcatgtaaaacacacacgcgtccgtgcattcctttattttttaGTCATTCcctattcatgtgggggattgttgggattttaagcttgtatagcttaaagagggtgaatgagaaatggaggaaaaaataaaatatttgagtttccctccttggcaaagggacattgtcccatattggaggaagaaaaggcttttgatgggtatatatatcattgctcttcttctagctcttaaagagttaagaagaaggcaagtctcacgccgccgtcgtcgtcgctcgctcggctcggcttcggctttggtttcggtcaaagattgattgattaatctttttggacataattccttttaattatttaattaattaattaaataattaacgaaaaattcaatccggaataacccatgacccgtgacccggtccggtcaggcccgttttctttcccggattattttaaatccatttttccgcaatatttcaaacaaccatgttccaacagccatggctgtttttgaaaggttgcaaaccttttcagaaacaatgccagcaactctataaatagagtttgaatcccagaatctttccttaagaaattttctgagcttcttcttcttcttcctctgcACAAAAAAATCCAGTGTGTTTTACACCCTTCGAGTGACTCGCTGTTCACCAGCGTTTGATACCAAcactctggtgagttaaatcgttctatcctgagaggatatattccagcacctcgggtacttgaggggaataatttccttaaggacacactgtgtattcagtgggctcgatttattcctatactgttttttcagaatttatttcgttaaacaagtattactaactttctgttttgtttatatatttcagaaagtttaatagTTTATTATAACAATACGGATTGATAACATATCTTTCACCAAATTGGAATATATAGAGCTAGGAATACGACTTAGCAAAAGATATAGCTCATTTATTGACTGGTAACCTTCCACTATGGTGGTACTTTGCCAACTTATATGAATCATATCATGTTAGTATGCTTATTTTAGATCGTATGCTTTCTAGGAGTCTTTTAGCTCTATCAAATATTTTTATGGtagtataaaatataaagaaCTTCTAGTACTTcttacttttattttgttttgccTAATGTTGACTTGAGATGAATTTAAATGGAGAAACATGgttagtgaggattcatataaccAATTTCAACTTGTTGGAGACTGATATTTAATTGTTGTTATTATACAGAGCTAGGAATAATCCTGGAGTACATTATGTTACAATTGAGCCAGAAGAAGAAAAGATATGGCTTTCTTTGTTAGCCAATGTGATTGACTTTACATACTACTCCATAATTATATAGTACAATTTCGTGAAAGAGACCAAAATAGATCCCAGGAAAGAAAAATATTACAGGGATGAGTATCACTAGAAACTGGAAATTAAGTTCAGAAGTATCTTCTGCTTTCtactttttgttgttgttgttgctagtaTTAGTTTTATCAGGAGGCATCTGTTTTCTAGGGATCTGTTAGGCTTCTTGTTTCCTTCCAGAACCTAGATGGAAGTCCATTCTCAGGTATGGGGAATGGGCTATATTGTACCGCTTCTCTGGAAGCTACGACTTCCCACCTGCAATAATTGAACTCATGAGAAAAAATCTTAAATGAAATTAGAATACCTAGATATTTAATGCTATTCTGTAGCTACATATGGAGGAAAAAGGAATTATATTGGAGGCCCTGCAGgtgaaatagaaattttaaagaatCTCGCGGCATCACATAAATATAATGGGAGCTGAAATTTCTTTAAACTCATCCTTTTCTTTAACTAGATTTTTGTGAGAATTATGTGGTTGGTAGCTGGGTGGAtttatttctatgatacttaAGCACGACCACATCACCCCTGATTGTATAAATgaccttttaaaaaaaaaaaaaaaaatttagtacTAAAGTCTGTACCATTATTATAGACAAGTAGTGATGCTATGGTATTCCCCACCTGCTGTCTTAAACTTTTGGATAtacattttctttttattattgttgttgtagttaACTACtactattatattatactatgggttttgttaaaaagtaaaaaatcgTGGTCTCAAAATACTATAGAGTTATGAATCTAGAAGGAAATATGATGTCATTATCGTACCTAAATTTGGTAACCAAATGATGAATGAGAATCAGCATCTCCAATTTGGCAAGTTCATTTCCTGGACAAGCATGGGCACCATTGCCAAATGGCATATAGGTATTGGGTTTGGGAGCAACCTGCATCCATCCGTCACCACACAGACAAAAAGAGTATAGTATGTAAACTTAATGTTCTAGACAGGTGGAGAATTGAAAGGCACTTTGCCAGTACTCGATCACCACATACCTTAAATCTGGAAGCATCAAAATTCCGAGGGTCAGCAAAAAATTCTGGATTGTGATGAATGTTTCTGAATAGTGGCATGACTTTCCAACCTTTTGGAATCAAGTAACCTGCATTAACATATCTTTACTATTCATGTTAAACCAAGTAATGTGTCTTACAGATGAATTGAAGGTATAATTAATCAACTATGATATATACATTTCTAAATTTGTCTTGATGTACTCGTGTCCAATGAGTGTGACATGTGATTTTGTGCggaatgatattcttgaaaaCTATTTACTTTAACATTCCCTGGTATAGGAATGACATTACATTTTGTAtaaccactatatatatatatatatatagtaacgGTACTTTTGGTATGTtacatatatttaacttatattaaaaaaaaaaaactatgtcCAGTCAAACTGTCATATAAAATGACCAACGGTAGTAGTAAAAAACTACTAAAGTATCTATACCAAATACTCACACCGACTTGTATCTGATACGTAGTAGCCCAGTCCATGTGAGTTTATTAATGTGTGTCCATTCGTATGTAACTATGTATGCATGTGTGTATGTAGCTGAATTGACATATGATTGAAAACTACTGCCTTACCGTCGTATTCTACATCAACCACAGCTTCTCTAAAGGTGAAAGATATAATGCTGGACATCCTTAAGCTCTCTAAAATGACCTGCAACAAAAGTTTTTCTATCTGATGAGGGGAATTTTCTTTTGATTTCCTGAAGCTGTGAGTATAATAACAACTAATTATAAGAAGAAAAGATTACCCTGTAAGTTAGTGACATATTTCTTGTTTGAGCCCATGTCAATGGCTTATTTCCTTCTTCATTTGATTCGTAAATTGCTCTTTGTTCTGCCTGCACTTGAAAGAGAAAAGATTTATTTTTAAACTTGGGATTCAAGATCACTTGTTGGACTTGCAATAAAACATGTGAGAAGTACGAATGGAGATTGGAAATAGAAAGAGATTTACCATACAATGATAAAAATATCTCTTTTTGTACACTACCAGTGCATTTTAGCTTGTTGTAGTAGGATAACTATTTCCATTTAATTTTTACACTGGTTGTAGCAGGCTAGGTTACGTAGTTAGCTTTTGGGGTGATTCATTAATAGTGTAAAAGTGTTGTACACTATGTTAAACTCAATAGAAAGAAACAAATTAACAAGCTAAGAACCAAAAGGAATCTACAACCGATACCTTAACAGCTTCTAAAAGTTTCTGGTCATCGTAGAGGTACTTGAGAATCCATGTCAAAGCACTAGCTGTTGTGTCCTGGGCAGCAAAGAGTACTCCGATGACATTATCGGCAATTTGCCCTTCAGTTAACGTCTGCCCTTTCTTATCTTTGAAATTCAATAGATTACCCAACATATCTTTCTCTACTGTTTTTTTCTCCTTCCTTTCAAAGATTATTTCGCTAAGTATCTGATTAAGCTTCCTCCTCGCCTTTGACAATAATAGAATATATAGTTCAGCATAAAACTATCGGCCCTGtctccggggggggggggggggcttgcTTAAGTAAGATTATTTGGAATGAAAAAGGGAAGCTGTATTTACCACCATAGCTTTGTAATAAGCAGTCCCCCGCAAGTTCGTAGGGAAAGAATTATAGCCCTTTTCTACTATGGAATAGTTCTTGTTAAGCTCCTCTTTGTACTTAGCATCCAGCTGACCAAATATAGCAAGAATGCCAACTTCAAAGGAGAACTGTAGTATATATTTCCATGAGATTCACGTGTGAGAATGATTTATTGATCATTATAATGTGGTGGAAAATTCTAGGTGATCAAAGTAGTCTTGAAGATATACTTAAATAAACAAAAAGTGTgtttgctatatatatatatctgaaaCAAACTTTTAAGATTATATGGTCACACAATTCAACAAGTAGCAAGTTATCAGTAAAGGACCTTCTTCAACAGACGGAATGTATTGATGACTTGGTTATTTTGCGACCATGATTCCAAGGAAGAAATGACCAAGGCCTCAATATCGTGAACTATTTTACGAAGAGCTTCAGGAGATAACGAGCTCTGAATTAGTTTCCTTAGTTGAGAATGGTAGTTTCCTTGGTGAAAGAACAAAGCAGAATGGCCAATCAACTTCTCTTTGCTCTTGGGGTAAGTTGGTTTGAACAAGTGAGCGTTAGTTACAAGCACGAATCTGGCAGCTTCAGGACTAGCAAGCATAACACAAGGGTACCCAAGAATGTGCGTTTTGAATATATTACCATACCTGCTCACAAACATTTGAAAAAGAATGAGTAAATGGTTTATAAGTAagtttttttaataatttaaactGAATATATTTTCTTTGTGGAAAAACTATACCTTTTTTGTTTGTTAGCAAAGAAGACATTTGGGTCTTGAGAGTAGAGTTGGAGAGTTTCCCCTATGTACGGCCAGCCCATCGAACCAGGAGGCAGCTTTGCTTTTTGTATGTCTTTCCATATTTGTTTCTTTGAAATGTAAAAGAGTAGAGCTGTGAGAAGAAAGAGAAGGAAGTAAATAATGGAACAAGCAATATTATTCTCCATCTAAACGGAGAACTTCTGTTTTCTGCTGTGCTCTTATATTATAAgtatttaattctttttctttgATGGATTATTTAACTAGTGACAAGGGTTGAGAAAGAGTTGTTCCTATATATAGGAAGAAGAGGGATATATAGAGACGAAGATATATAGGAAGAAATGTTGGGTAAGAggggttattattattatatataatcTGATCTGATATGCCATATAATAGATTCATACATATCCAAGGAAGAAGGAAAATATTGGACCACATTTACCATATCATGAATATGCCATCTGAAGGAGACCTATCGTTTGAAACAAGACAAAACTCACACGGCCAATAGCTGAGTATTTTCTGTGCTTACCTGTTTCTGCGTTCCTCTTATTTTAGAGCAACGTTTTTCGTTGTGTTCTCATAAATttgttatttttcctttttagttttttcttttttgtctGTGACTCTGTGGAAGAAGAAATGATGTTTATCAAGGCTCATTCAAGCAGAATTAAATTGTCTTTCATATTTAGTAGGAGTAGTTagtaaaaagtatataaaatacatAATATAGATCTTATAGTATGCTAACCGAGTTGCTTAACAAAATAATATCCTCGTAATGGTATCGCAAATTCAAAAGTATCATTGCGACTGAAAAATGAGCATGTTCTAGCCATCATAGAAATAGAGTGGCGATGGTCGAACAGATATTGATGGCAATAGAGTGATGGATTTTGTTTTAACTGATAGCACTTA contains:
- the LOC104103201 gene encoding abscisic acid 8'-hydroxylase 4, coding for MENNIACSIIYFLLFLLTALLFYISKKQIWKDIQKAKLPPGSMGWPYIGETLQLYSQDPNVFFANKQKRYGNIFKTHILGYPCVMLASPEAARFVLVTNAHLFKPTYPKSKEKLIGHSALFFHQGNYHSQLRKLIQSSLSPEALRKIVHDIEALVISSLESWSQNNQVINTFRLLKKFSFEVGILAIFGQLDAKYKEELNKNYSIVEKGYNSFPTNLRGTAYYKAMVARRKLNQILSEIIFERKEKKTVEKDMLGNLLNFKDKKGQTLTEGQIADNVIGVLFAAQDTTASALTWILKYLYDDQKLLEAVKAEQRAIYESNEEGNKPLTWAQTRNMSLTYRVILESLRMSSIISFTFREAVVDVEYDGYLIPKGWKVMPLFRNIHHNPEFFADPRNFDASRFKVAPKPNTYMPFGNGAHACPGNELAKLEMLILIHHLVTKFRWEVVASREAVQYSPFPIPENGLPSRFWKETRSLTDP